A region from the Sulfolobales archaeon genome encodes:
- a CDS encoding branched-chain amino acid ABC transporter permease, giving the protein MLSYINILDGLYYASILYLLSLGLNLVFGVSKLLNLGHGSFYSLGAYITAWFIGIALSYYRQSQALLLIPYLGIAIGAIAVAAIGALLEKTIIRFLYNITLERQLLATYGILLIFSDIERMIWGGNILSAPQPVDLLGNINVGGYYYPTYYILLIIISFSIGIGMHLFIYKTDIGILIRATSYDRELAPGLGINVRRVSTVTFLLSAFLAGLAGSLIVPITSATLGMEIEPLILAFIVSVIGGLGSFWGSLIGSILIGELRSLGIALFPEIELAIVFLIAAIVLAIRPEGLLGKRYGR; this is encoded by the coding sequence TCAAAGCTATTGAATCTCGGACATGGATCATTCTATTCCTTAGGAGCATATATAACAGCATGGTTTATAGGCATAGCATTATCTTATTATAGACAGTCACAAGCATTATTGCTTATACCATATCTAGGCATAGCTATAGGGGCTATAGCTGTTGCCGCAATAGGTGCTCTTCTTGAAAAAACTATCATACGATTTCTATATAATATAACATTAGAAAGACAATTATTAGCCACATATGGAATACTTCTCATATTCTCAGATATTGAGAGAATGATATGGGGAGGTAATATATTGAGCGCTCCCCAACCAGTAGATCTATTGGGAAACATTAACGTTGGAGGATATTATTATCCGACATACTATATTCTCTTAATAATCATAAGCTTTTCTATTGGAATAGGTATGCATCTCTTCATATATAAAACAGATATTGGGATCCTAATAAGAGCTACATCATATGATAGAGAATTAGCTCCTGGCCTCGGAATTAATGTAAGGAGAGTAAGTACTGTAACATTTCTCTTAAGCGCTTTTTTAGCAGGACTAGCGGGATCCCTTATAGTACCCATAACCTCTGCAACATTAGGTATGGAGATAGAACCTCTTATACTCGCCTTTATAGTCTCAGTTATAGGTGGCCTTGGAAGTTTTTGGGGATCTCTTATCGGCTCTATATTGATTGGAGAGCTGAGATCTCTGGGGATAGCTCTCTTCCCGGAAATAGAGTTGGCAATAGTTTTTCTAATAGCTGCGATAGTGCTGGCTATAAGGCCAGAAGGTCTTCTAGGGAAAAGATATGGTAGATGA